TCTCGTCGGCAGGCCAGACGACGAGGTGCGGCGTACCCGGCCGGATCTCGTGGTCGCAGCCGGGACAGCGGTAGAACTTGGTGGCCTGGGCCCCCGGCACGGTCCGGACCAGCCAGTCCCCGTCGGCCCCGGACTCGGCGCGTGCCCAGCCGGTCGCGGCACCGAGGTCACGCTCGGGCGGCCCGCCGTCCGGCCGGCGGCCGGGACGGTTGCGTCGAGGCACGCCCGAAACGGTAGCGGCCACCCCTCGACCCGACCCTCCAGGCACGCGAGTCGTCCGTCCGATCACACGTGATGTCCCTCCGATCACGCGTGATGCCTCCCGGATCACACGTGATGCCTTCCCGGCACGGGTGGTGCCCGTCGGGCCTCAGGCCGCGCGGCCACCCACCGCGGCCGGTTGCCCGAGCGTGCGCAGGATGGCGTCGTGGCCGAGGCCGTCCCAGCCGAGCCGGTGCAGCGTCCGGCCGGTCCGGCGGTAGTCCTCGCCGCCGAGCACGGACATGATCGTGATCGCGGCGTCGACCATCGGCGTGGCGACGCCCGCGCACCGCGCGAGTGCCTGCAGCGGCACGAGCGTGGAGCGGATGTCCTCGGTGAGGAAGCGGTGGTCGAGGCTGGTCGGCGCGGCGATCGTCCGGTACGGCTCCACGGTCCGCAACGCGTCGAGCAGCGTCGTGGCCGGGCAGCCGTAGTAGCGGTCGAGGACCTCGGTCGTGGGCAGCAACCGGGCCCCGTAAGCCTGCGCGACGGCGGCGAACTCGGCCTCGGTGCGGTCCGGCAGGGCGATCGTGCGCGGGGAAACGCCTTCGACGTAGAAGAGCAGCTCCTCCGCCCGGTCGATGGTGCCGAGGTTGGCGAGCGCGATCGGCACGTGCGCGACGGCGCCGAAGTCGTGCAGGCCGCGTTCCACGGGGTTGCGCGCGAGCTCCAGCATCGGGAACCACTCTCGCAGCAGCCCGGCGTGCCGTCCGGCGGCGGCCGCGGTGCTGCCGGAGATCAGGTTCCAGCGCTTGACGCCGAGCACGGTCACGCCGTCGGTCCCGGACGGCCGTGCGGCGAACAGCGCGTCGGTCTCGACGACGTCGATGTCCGGCGCCCCGGCGGCGGCGAGTGCGTGGGCGAATTCGACGCTCCCGCACAGCTTGCTCGAGAACAGCACCACGACCTGCCCGGCACTGAGGTGCGGCGCGAGCAGCGCGGTGACCTCCGGGTAGGCGGTGGTCACGGTGGCGACCAGGACGACGGCGCACCCGGCCAGGCCCGCCGGGTCCGCGGTCACCTCGCGCAGCGGGAACCGCCCGTCGAGCACCCCGCGCGCGACGATCTCCCGGCGGCGCGCGATCTCCTCCACGGCCTCGAGATCCCGCGTGTAGAGGTACACGGGCAGCTCCAGCGCGGCGAGGTGGGCGGCCACGGCCCGCCCCTCACCACCCGCCCCGACGACCCCGATCCCGTCCAGCACGCTCATTCCGCCCACTCCCCTCAGTCCGGTACGCAGTGGACAGGTCGGCACGGGGAGCGGGAAAGTTCCCGGTGGCGGCCACGCGAGCCGGCCCTCCGGGTACGCCCTCCGGATACGGGTCAGCCTTGGGCGAGGGCCAGCGGAACCAGCTGTTCGGCGGTGGTGAGCGAGCCGTGCTGCCCGACCAGCGACGCCTCCACGGCTTCCGCCAGCCCCCGCACCATCCCGAACCGGTCCCGGGCCGCGACGACGACGTCGCCGATGCGCGGCAGCACCCGGTCGCTGACCGTGTGCCCGAACCAGCCCTCGGCGACGGCTTCCTCGCGCGAGCGCACCCACGCCCGCTCGCCCAGCACCTCCCGCCAGGCCGTGAGGACGTCCGCGGCCGCGCCCGGCTCGGTGTATACGTGCCGGGCCCGGACCTCGCCCCCGAACGTCCGGACACCCGAAAGCAGTTCCGGGGTGTCTTCGAGGTCGAGCTTCTCGTCGAGGGTGACCATCCCGTGGTCGGCGACGACGGCGAGCAGCGCACCGGGCGGCAGACCGTCCACAAGGGACTCGACGAGCCGGTCGATCTGCCGAAGCTGCATCCGCCAGGCGGCCGAACCCGGGCCGTAGACGTGCCCGAGCAGGTCCAGTTCGCTGTGGTAGGCGTAGCAGAACGCCCGGCCGTCGAGCACCGACAACGTCCGCGCGGCGAGGTCGCCCAGCGCGTGCACGCCGGCGTAACGCGCCCCGCTCTGGGTGGCCCGCGTCAGTGCTGTGTCGGCGAACTGGGCCGACGAGACCACCGCGGCGTCGATCCCGGCCGCGGCCGCCCGCTCGAACGTCGTCGGCAGCGGCTGCACCTCGCGGGGCGGGAGCGCGCCGCGGAGGTCGCTGCCGTCCTCGTGGCTGCGCCAGCGCAGCGCGTTGAGCACGCCCGTGCCGGGCATTTCGAACGTGTAGCCGACCATGCCGTGCTCGCCCGACGCGAGCCCGGTGCCGATCGCGGCGACGCCGGCGGCCGTCGTCGACGGGAAGCCCACGCGCAGCGGCTCCCGGGCGAGCTCGGCCAGCACCGGGGCGTCCGCGGCGTGCTCGGCGAGCAGCTCCCAGCCGAGCCCGTCGACGAGGAGCACCCCGGCACTGCGCGCCTCCGGCAGCGCCAGCGTGTTGCCGAAGCCGGGGACTCCGAGCGTGGCCAGCAGGGACGGGACGACCTGGCCGAGGTGCGGGACGTCGGCGAGCGATGGCGGCTGCACGCGCCCAGCTTCCCATCCCCGGGCGGCTGCGGCGATAATCGCGGCATGCCGACCTACGCCTACCGCTGCCGCGAGTGCACCGAGACGTTCGAGCTCCTGCGCCCGATGAGCGAATCCGGTGCGCCGGCGGCCTGTCCGGAAGGCCACGCCGACACCGTCAAGCTGCTCACCACGGTCGCCCTCACCGGGGCCGCGAGTGGTCCCGCGGCCCCGGCCGGCGGTGGCGGTGGCTGTTGTGGCGGCGGCTGCTGCGGCTGACCGGTCTCAGAGCGCCTTCAGCGCCTGCTCGAGGTCGGCCCACAGATCCTCGACGTCCTCGAGTCCGGCGGAAAGCCGGATCAGCTGGTCGGACACGCCGGCACCATGGCGGTCGCCCTCGTCGACGATCCGGTGGCTGATCGAACCCGGGTGCTGGATCAGCGTGTCGACGCTGCCCAGGCTGACGGCCGGCGTGATCAGCCGGACCGCGCCGATCAGGGCGTGCGGGTCGCCGTCGACCTCGAACGCGACCAGCGGCCCGCCCACCCTCGGGTAGTGGACGGCGGTCACGGCCGGGTGCTCGCCGAGCCGTGCGGCCAGCGTCGCCGCGGTCGCGGACGCGGCGTTGACGCGCAGCGGCAGCGTGGAAAGCCCGCGCAGCAACAGGTATCCGGCGAGCGGGTGCAGCACGCCGCCGGTGGCGAAGCGGATCTGCCGGAGCCGCGCGGCTTCCTCGGCGTCGCACGCGACGATCCCGCCCATCACGTCGCCATGGCCGCCGAGGAACTTCGTCGCGCTGTGCAGCACGATCCGGGCGCCGTGGCGGCCGGGGCGCTGCAGCACCGGGGTGGCGAAGGTGTTGTCGACCGCCAGCGGCACGTCCCCGCAGGCAGCCGCCAGCTGGGCGATGTCCACTTCGGCCAGCGTCGGGTTCGCCGGCGTCTCGACGAACACCAGCCCGGTGTCCGGCCGGAGCGCGGCGGCGACGGCATCGGCACAAGCACCGTGCGCGGCCCAGGTGACCTCGGTGCCGAGCAGCCCGGACTCGAGCAGGTGGTCGCTGCAGCCGTACAGCGGGCGCACCGCGACGACGTGGCGTTTCCCTTGCGCCACCGCGGAAAGCAGGCAGGCCGAGACGGCGGCCATGCCACTGGCGAAGGCGACGCCGTGGTCGAAGCCCTCCAGCTCGGCGAGCGCGCGCTCGAACCGTTCGACGGTCGGGTTGCCCACGCGGCCGTAGATCGGCGGGCCGTCGAGTTCGCCGCCGGCGGCGAACTCGTCGATCCGGGCGGCTTCGGCGGCACTGTCGCGGGACGGGTAGGTCGTGGACAGGTCGAGCGGAGCGGCGTGCACGCCGAGGTCCGTGAGATCGTCACGGCCGGCGTGGACGGCTCGCGTGCGCAGCGAGGAAGTCATGGCAGCATCGTCGAGCTTTCGCCGGACCAGCGGCAATACTCTCGGATATCATTCGGCGATGTCCGCTTCCGTCGAACTGAGTCCGGTGGACCTCGAGATTCTGCGTCTGCTGCAGAACGATGCCCGGATCACCAACAAGGACCTGGCGGCCGCGGTCGGCATCGCGCCGTCGACGTGCCTGGACCGCGTCGCCCGGCTGCGGGACACCGGCGTGATCACCGGGCAGCACGCGTCGGTCGACGCGGCCAAGCTGGGCCGGCCGCTGGAGGCGTTCCTGTTCGTCCAGGTCCGCCCGCACCGGCGGCCGCTGGTGGACCCGTTCGTCGAGCACCTGCTGTCGCTGCCGGAGGTGCGCGCGGTCTACCACCTGACCGGGCCGGACGACTTCCTCGCGCACGTCGCGACCAGCTCCGCCGGCGAGCTGCAGCGCCTGGTCCTCGACGAGCTGACCGCGCGTGACGAGGTCGCCCGCGTCCACACGAACCTGGTGTTCCAGCACTGGAGCGGCGGCCCGCTGCTCCCCCCGGGTGCCTGAACTCAGAGCGTCTCGAGCCAGCGACGCGTCTCGCGTGGAGACGTCAGCCGGACCACCGCCGGCCCCGGCGGCTCCGCGGCCCACTCCCGGATCTGCGCCCGCTTCTTCGCGAACGAGGTGAAGTGCCAGCGGATGATCGAGTCCGCGGAGAACATCTGCCGGAACGACTCGACGTTGCCGTTGCAGATCCGCTCGCGAGCCACCGAGCGCATGGCCGTCCGGCGCACCAGGCGGCCCAGCGAAAGCCAGCGCGGGTAGTCGAGACCCACGATGAGCTGCGTGCGGGGCAGCACGACGTCCTTCCACTTGCTGTAAGCGGCGTCGAGGACCCAGCGTTCTCCCGCGCACACCTCGGCGATCCGGCGGATCTGTTCCTCGTCCGGCACCCCGACCCAGCCCGGCAGCCAGGTGAGGTCGTCAGCCGGGACGTAGGGCAGCCCGGTGCGCTCGGCGATCCGGGCCGCGAGCGTCGACTTGCCCGAGCCGGTGACGCCGTAGACGACGATGCGGTCATGAGCCGAGGTCATGCGTCGAGGTTATGCGCAGGCTCCCGGGGGCCGCGGTAGGGCAGGGTCTGGCTGTAGACGACGTTGGTGGTCGTGCCGCCGAACTGGGCCAGCTCGTCCATCGTGCGCTCGAGGTGGGCCATGGAGGCGGCGGCGACCTTGAGCGTGTAGCAGTCGTCGCCGGTCGTGCGCAGGCATTCCAGGATCTCGGAGCGCTCGCCGAGCAGCTTGTGCAGTGCCTCGTGCCTGCTGCCGGGGTACTTGAGCCGGACCACGGCGAGTACCGGGTAGCCGACCTTGCCGAGGTCGATTTCCGCGCGGTAGCCGGTGATCACACCGGTGGTCTCGAGCCGGCGGAGCCGTTCGGTCGCCGCGGACGCGCTGAGGTTCACCCGGCGGCCCAGCTCGGTGAGCGGCAGCCGGGCGTCCTGCTGGAGCTCGACCAGGATGGCCCAGTCCGTCGGATCGAGACTCTCGGTCATTTGCCGAACATACCGTGGGATCCACGGCGGAACGCCACGAACGCCGCGATCATTTCCTTCCGGATCCGGGCAAAACGTCGATAGCCTTTTCCGGTGAAGATCGGCGTGAACGTCCCCAACTTCGGGCCCGGCACCGACCCGGGCGTGCTGCGCGCCTGGGCGCGGACGGTCGAAGGGCTCGGCTTCGACCTGCTCATGGTGTCCGACCACATCGCGATCACGCCGGACGTCGCCGAGCAGTACCCCGCGCCGTTCTACGAACCGTTCACGACGCTGTCGTGGCTCGCGGGCGTCACCCGGCGGGTCCGGCTGGGCACCACGGTGCTGGTCGTGCCGTACCGGCATCCCCTGCTGGTGGCGCGGATGGCGGCGAACCTCGACGCACTCAGCGGCGGCAGGTTCGTGCTCGGCGCGGGCATCGGCTGGGCGAAGCAGGAGTTCGACGCCCTGGGCGTGCCGTTCGAGCAGCGCGGGAAGCTCACCAGCGAGTACCTGCGGACGATCCGCGCCGCGTGGGCCGGGCACGACGACTACCGCGCGGGCCCGATCCCGCTGTGGATCGGCGGGCACAGCGACGCCGGGCTGCGCCGCGCACTGGAACTCGCCGACGCCTGGCACCCGCTGCGGCTGACCATGGCCGGCTTCCGGGAAACCCTGGCACGGTTGGAAAAACTGGCCGGCGACCGGCCCGTGCCGTCCTTCGCGCCGCGGATCCTGCTGCGGCTGACCGGCACCCCGGTGACCGGGCCGGACCGCCGGGCCGGCGAAGGCACGCTCGACCAGGTCGTGGACGACCTGGCGCAACTCCGAGCACTGGGGGCGGACACCGTCGTGCTCGACCCGTTCGACTCGGACCCGGCCGAAACCCTCCGCCCGGAGGCGGCGTGGCGGGACCTCGCGGCGGTGGCCGCGTCCTGGAAGGAGAACCGGTGAAGGACACCGAAGAAGCCCTGCTGCGGCGGGCGATCGAGCTCGCCCGCGAAGCGCGCGAGGAACACGGCAACCCGCCGTTCGGCTCCCTGCTGGCCGACGCCGACGGGAAGATCCTGGCCGAGGACCGCAACACGTCGCTGACCGACAACGACATCACGGCCCACCCCGAGCTGAAGCTCGCCCGCTGGGCGGCGCAGAACCTGGACCCGGAAACCGCGGCGGCCACGACGATGTTCACCAGCACGCAGCCGTGCGGGATGTGCACCGGCGCGATCGAGCGGTCCGGGCTCGGGCGGGTCGTGTTCGCGCTGTCGACGGAACAGTTCCTCACGCTGCGCCCGCCGCTCACGTGGGGCGGGCACGAACTGGAGGGCCCGGCACTGTTCGACGAGGCCCGCGTGCCGGTCGAGGGCTACTACAAGTGACGAGTTACGAGGTGCGCCCGGTGGCGCGCATCGAGTCGTCCCTGACGGACCGCGCGACGGCCCCGAAGCAGGGCGACGAGGGCGCGCCGCCGTCGCGAGTGGTGTTCGCGCCGGAGTTCACCCCGGCGGCGGCCGACCTCCGGCCGGGCGATCGCCTGGTGCTCCTGACGTGGCTGCACGAAGCGGACCGCGACGTCCAGGCGGTCCACCCCCGCGGCGACCGGAACCGCCCGAGCACCGGAGTGTTCTCGACGCGCTCGCCGGACCGCCCGAACCCGATCGGCCTCCACACGGTCACGGTGACGGCGGTCGAGGACGGCACGCTCACGGTGACGGGCCTGGAAGCGATCGACGGCACCCCGGTGCTCGATGTCAAACCGGTCCTCGGCGAGGTGGCCGAGCGCTGAGCAGCTGATCAGTAGTCCTTGAAGCCCTTCCCGGTCTTCCGGCCCAGCCGCCCGGCTGTCACGAGGTGCTCCAACAACGGCGCCGGCGCGAAGCCTTCTTCGCGGAACTCGTTGTAGAGCGTCCGCTGGATGGCCAGGGAGACGTCCAAGCCGACGACGTCCAGCAGTTCGAACGGGCCCATCGGCAGGCCGCAGCCGACCTTCATGGCCGTGTCGATGTCGTTCGCGCCCGCGTAGTGGGCCTCCAGCATCTTCACCGCGTCGTTCAAATACGGGAACAGCAACGCGTTGACGATGAAGCCCGCGCGGTCGCCGCAGTGGACGGCGTGCTTACCGACCGCGGCGCAGACCGCGCTCGCCGTCGCCACCACGTCGGGCGCGGTCGCGATCGTCGACACCACCTCGACCAGCTTCATCACCGGTGCGGGGTTGAAGAAGTGGAGACCGACCACGTCGGACGGCCGGGACGTCGACGCCGCGCACTCGATCACCGGGAGGGACGACGTCGTCGTCGCCAGGACCGCGCCGGGGCGAACCACCTCGTCGAGGGCCGCGAACACCGCCTGCTTCACCGAGAGCTCCTCGGCCACCGCTTCGATCACCAGGTCGACGTCGGCCAGGGCTTCGAAGTCGGTGACCGGGGTGATCCGCCCCAAAGCGGCCGCAGCGTCCTCTTCGGACAGTTTGCCCTTGACCACCGCCTTGTCGAGTGACTTCTTGACGCGAGCCACCGACGCCTGTGCCTTCTCCAGGCTCCGGGCCCGCAGGACGACGTCGAGGCCGCGCTTGGCGAACACCTCCGCGATTCCGGTCGCCATCGTTCCGGTACCGATCACACCGACCCGCGCCACCGGGCGCGGCGGCACACTCTCCACTGTGGACACCACACCGGAAGAGACCACGTTGGGCGAGTCCGGGGCGTCGTAGGTGTAGAAGCCGCGGCCGGTCTTGCGGCCCAGCAGGCCCGCCGTGATCATCTGCTTGAGCAGCGGCGCGGGCGCGTGCAGGCGGTTGCGGGACTGGTGGTACATCGTGTCGAGGATCTCGTTCGCGGTGTCCAGCCCGATCAGGTCGAGCAGCGCGAGCGGGCCCATCGGGTAGCCGCAGCCGAAGCGCATCGCGGCGTCGAGGTCCTCGCGCGTGGCGTAACGCTGCTCGTACATCCGCACCGCGTGGTTGAGGTAGCCGAAGAGCAGCGCGTTCGCGATGAACCCGGCCCGGTCGCCGATCACCACCGGCACCTTGCCGAGCCGCTCGGCGAACTCGACGACTTCGGTGACCACGTCCGGCTCGGTCACCACGGTTTTCACGATCTCGACGAGTTTCTGCACCGGTGCCGGGTTGAAGAAGTGCATGCCGACGACCTTGCCCGGACGCGCGGTGTGCACGCCGATCTCGGTGATCGACAGCGACGACGTGTTGGACGCGAACACGACTTCGGGCCGGGTGATCTTGTCCAGCTCGGTGAAGACGTCGGCCTTCAGCTCGAGGCTTTCCGGGATCGCCTCGATCACGAGGTCCACTTCGGACAGATCCGACAGCGACGTGCTGTACCGGATCCGGCCCAGCAACGCCTCGCGACCGGGAGCATCCAGCTTGCCGCCGGCGAGCGCCCGTTCCGTGGAGTGCTCGAGGTGCCCGCGGCCGCGGGCGACGCCGGCCTCGTCGAGTTCGACCGTGACGACGTCGAGCCCGCTGCGCGCGAGTACCTCGGCGATTCCCGCCCCCATGGTGCCCAGGCCGACCACACCGACCGTCGAGATTTCCCGCGCCATCGAGGCCTCCAGAGATGTTACTCGCTGGTAATTGCCCCGATACTGCCACGCGGCACCGCCGGAAGCCCAGACGGAATCGAGTCAGTACCGCTCAAGTCACCCCGCCGAGCGCCCGGCTTCACTCGCCGAAATTGCCGTCGACCAGCTCCGTTGCCTTCTCCAACGCGGCCGAGGCCTGTGGGCCGCGTGCCCGGACGCGGATCCGGTCGCCCTGGCGGGCGCCGAGCGACATCAGGGCCAGCACGCTGTGGCCGTCGGCCTCCTGGTCGCCGAGCCGGATGGTGACCTCCGCGTCGAACTCGCTCAACGCGCGCACGAGCAACGCGGCCGGCCGGGCGTGCAACCCGACGTCGTTGTGCAGCTCCAGCTCGATTTCGGCGCTGTCGGCCGTGGCCTCGGCGGGCGCCAGGTCCTCGGGCATCCCGGCTGTCGCGGCGGCCTCCGCCACCGCCTTGCGGTCCTGCCCGGCCTGCGCCGCGACCGCCGCGGCGATCGCGCCCTCGACCAGCGGGCCGTCCGCGACGATGGCCGCCGACGGGTCGGCCAGCGATTCGACGGCGAGTTCGGCGGTCATCTGCGCGCTGCCGAGGTCGTAGAGCAGCACCACCCCGTCGCCCCGGTCGGCGCGCTGGGTGGCCGCGACGACCTCGTCGTAGTCCGTGCCGATCGATCCGTCCGAGAGGCCGCCCGCGGGCAGGATGGTGACGTCCGGCGCCATCTGGGCAGCCAGCTCGGCCAGGCCTTCGGCGAGTTTCGCACTGTGCGACACGAGCACGATTCCCACGCTCACCGGGCGGCCTCCGCGAACGCCCGCAGCAGCAGCGCCGACGAACGGGCGCCGGGGTCCAGGTGCCCGACCGCGCGTTCGCCGAGGTAGGACGCGCGGCCCTTCCGCGGCACCAGGTCCACTGTGGATTCCGCGCCGCGGTCGGCCGCGTCGGCGGCGGCGGTCAGCACCGCGGCGACGTCGCCGCCGTCCTCGGCCGCCTTTTCCGCGGCCGCCACCGCGGGGAGCAGGGCGTCGACCATGGTCGCGTCGCCGCCGACGGCCTTCCCGCGGGCCTGGACGCCTTCGAGCCCGGCGCGCAGCGCGTCCAGCAGGGCCGGGACGTCGAGGTCGCCGGCGGTGCCGAGCTTGGCCGAGGCGCGCAGGAAAGCCGTGCCGTACAACGGGCCCGCGGCTCCGCCGACCTTGGAGATCAACGTCGTCGCGACCAGCTTGAGCACCCCGCCGGGGGTGTCCGGAACAGCGGAATCGAGCGCCGCGACGACGGCCGAGAAGCCGCGGTTCAGGTTCTCGCCGTGGTCGCCGTCGCCGATGGCGCGGTCGAGGTCGATCAGCTCCACGCGGTGCTCGGCGACCACCGCCGCGGCGGCGCGCACGGCCGCCGCGACCCCCTCGGCCTTGCAGGTCATCAGAGCCCCCACCGCAGCGCCGCGGTGTTGACCGGGGCGTCCCAGAGCTCGGTCAGCTCGTCGTCCAGTTTGAGCACCGTCAGACTCATCCCCTGCATCTCGAGGCTGGTGATGTACGGCCCGGCCAGCCGGCGTTCGACCACGATCCCACGGTCGGCCAGCAGCCGCTCGGCGATGCCGTGGGCCAGGTACAGCTCGACGAGCGGGGTGCCGCCCATGGAGTTGGTGAACAGCAGCACGCGGTCGCCCGAAGCGAAGGGCAGGTCCGAGACCACCGCCTCGACCATCCGGGCCACCAGCGCGTCGGCCGGTTCGAGCGGGATCCGCTCGCGGCCGGGCTCGCCGTGGATGCCGATGCCGAACTCGACTTCGCCCTCGCCGAGCTCGAAGCTCGGCGTACCGGCGTGCGGCACGGTCGGCGCGGTGAGCGCGACGCCGATCGACCGCACCTGGCCGATCACCTTCTGTGCCAGCGCGGTGACGGCGTCGAGCGAGTCGCCGCGCTCGGCGGCGGCGCCGGTGATCTTCTCCAGCAGCACCGTCCCGCCGACCCCGCGGCGGCCCGCGGTGTACGTCGAGTCCTTGACCGCGACGTCGTCGTCGATCACGACACTGCGGACCTCGAGGCCGTCGGCCGCGGCCAGCTCGGCGGCCGTCTCGAAGTTCAGCACGTCGCCGGTGTAGTTCTTCACGATGAGCAGCGCGCCCGCGTCGCCGGTGGTCGCGGTGACCGCGGCCTGCACGGCGTCCGGCGTCGGCGAGGTGAACACCGCGCCGGGCACGGCGGCGGCGAGCATGCCCTGGCCGACGAAGCCGCCGTGCAGCGGCTCGTGCCCGGACCCGCCGCCGGAGATGACGGCGACCTTGCCCGCGACCGGCGCGTCGGCTCTGATCACGACGTCCGGGTCGTACTGGACGCGCAGGACGTCGGCGTGCGCGGCGGCGAGCCCCCGCAGCGACTCGGCGACCACGTTCGCCGGATCGTTGATGATCTTCTTCACGGCAGCCTCCGGCAACGTCGGCGGGTGGGTGTCCTCTTCCTACCTCCCCGGGCGGCCCACCGCCAGGTCAAGCCCGGGGAAGCTTGGTGACCACGTTCTTCGCGACGGCCACCGCCTTGCCGCACGGGTCGCCCTTGTCGTCGTACCCCTTGTAGTCCACTTGGGCCAGTTCGACGTCGTCGCCCTGCCACGGCCGGTGCTGCCACTGGACCTTGCACCGAGCCGAACTCGCGGTGCCGGGCTTCTGGAACCCGGTGACGCCGTTGCCGA
This window of the Amycolatopsis balhimycina FH 1894 genome carries:
- a CDS encoding NAD/NADP-dependent octopine/nopaline dehydrogenase family protein codes for the protein MSVLDGIGVVGAGGEGRAVAAHLAALELPVYLYTRDLEAVEEIARRREIVARGVLDGRFPLREVTADPAGLAGCAVVLVATVTTAYPEVTALLAPHLSAGQVVVLFSSKLCGSVEFAHALAAAGAPDIDVVETDALFAARPSGTDGVTVLGVKRWNLISGSTAAAAGRHAGLLREWFPMLELARNPVERGLHDFGAVAHVPIALANLGTIDRAEELLFYVEGVSPRTIALPDRTEAEFAAVAQAYGARLLPTTEVLDRYYGCPATTLLDALRTVEPYRTIAAPTSLDHRFLTEDIRSTLVPLQALARCAGVATPMVDAAITIMSVLGGEDYRRTGRTLHRLGWDGLGHDAILRTLGQPAAVGGRAA
- a CDS encoding alkaline phosphatase family protein — encoded protein: MQPPSLADVPHLGQVVPSLLATLGVPGFGNTLALPEARSAGVLLVDGLGWELLAEHAADAPVLAELAREPLRVGFPSTTAAGVAAIGTGLASGEHGMVGYTFEMPGTGVLNALRWRSHEDGSDLRGALPPREVQPLPTTFERAAAAGIDAAVVSSAQFADTALTRATQSGARYAGVHALGDLAARTLSVLDGRAFCYAYHSELDLLGHVYGPGSAAWRMQLRQIDRLVESLVDGLPPGALLAVVADHGMVTLDEKLDLEDTPELLSGVRTFGGEVRARHVYTEPGAAADVLTAWREVLGERAWVRSREEAVAEGWFGHTVSDRVLPRIGDVVVAARDRFGMVRGLAEAVEASLVGQHGSLTTAEQLVPLALAQG
- a CDS encoding FmdB family zinc ribbon protein, translated to MPTYAYRCRECTETFELLRPMSESGAPAACPEGHADTVKLLTTVALTGAASGPAAPAGGGGGCCGGGCCG
- a CDS encoding trans-sulfuration enzyme family protein, with the translated sequence MTSSLRTRAVHAGRDDLTDLGVHAAPLDLSTTYPSRDSAAEAARIDEFAAGGELDGPPIYGRVGNPTVERFERALAELEGFDHGVAFASGMAAVSACLLSAVAQGKRHVVAVRPLYGCSDHLLESGLLGTEVTWAAHGACADAVAAALRPDTGLVFVETPANPTLAEVDIAQLAAACGDVPLAVDNTFATPVLQRPGRHGARIVLHSATKFLGGHGDVMGGIVACDAEEAARLRQIRFATGGVLHPLAGYLLLRGLSTLPLRVNAASATAATLAARLGEHPAVTAVHYPRVGGPLVAFEVDGDPHALIGAVRLITPAVSLGSVDTLIQHPGSISHRIVDEGDRHGAGVSDQLIRLSAGLEDVEDLWADLEQALKAL
- a CDS encoding Lrp/AsnC family transcriptional regulator, with the protein product MSASVELSPVDLEILRLLQNDARITNKDLAAAVGIAPSTCLDRVARLRDTGVITGQHASVDAAKLGRPLEAFLFVQVRPHRRPLVDPFVEHLLSLPEVRAVYHLTGPDDFLAHVATSSAGELQRLVLDELTARDEVARVHTNLVFQHWSGGPLLPPGA
- a CDS encoding Lrp/AsnC family transcriptional regulator; its protein translation is MTESLDPTDWAILVELQQDARLPLTELGRRVNLSASAATERLRRLETTGVITGYRAEIDLGKVGYPVLAVVRLKYPGSRHEALHKLLGERSEILECLRTTGDDCYTLKVAAASMAHLERTMDELAQFGGTTTNVVYSQTLPYRGPREPAHNLDA
- a CDS encoding LLM class flavin-dependent oxidoreductase translates to MKIGVNVPNFGPGTDPGVLRAWARTVEGLGFDLLMVSDHIAITPDVAEQYPAPFYEPFTTLSWLAGVTRRVRLGTTVLVVPYRHPLLVARMAANLDALSGGRFVLGAGIGWAKQEFDALGVPFEQRGKLTSEYLRTIRAAWAGHDDYRAGPIPLWIGGHSDAGLRRALELADAWHPLRLTMAGFRETLARLEKLAGDRPVPSFAPRILLRLTGTPVTGPDRRAGEGTLDQVVDDLAQLRALGADTVVLDPFDSDPAETLRPEAAWRDLAAVAASWKENR
- a CDS encoding nucleoside deaminase, with translation MKDTEEALLRRAIELAREAREEHGNPPFGSLLADADGKILAEDRNTSLTDNDITAHPELKLARWAAQNLDPETAAATTMFTSTQPCGMCTGAIERSGLGRVVFALSTEQFLTLRPPLTWGGHELEGPALFDEARVPVEGYYK
- the tsaA gene encoding tRNA (N6-threonylcarbamoyladenosine(37)-N6)-methyltransferase TrmO → MRPVARIESSLTDRATAPKQGDEGAPPSRVVFAPEFTPAAADLRPGDRLVLLTWLHEADRDVQAVHPRGDRNRPSTGVFSTRSPDRPNPIGLHTVTVTAVEDGTLTVTGLEAIDGTPVLDVKPVLGEVAER
- a CDS encoding 3-hydroxyacyl-CoA dehydrogenase family protein, coding for MAREISTVGVVGLGTMGAGIAEVLARSGLDVVTVELDEAGVARGRGHLEHSTERALAGGKLDAPGREALLGRIRYSTSLSDLSEVDLVIEAIPESLELKADVFTELDKITRPEVVFASNTSSLSITEIGVHTARPGKVVGMHFFNPAPVQKLVEIVKTVVTEPDVVTEVVEFAERLGKVPVVIGDRAGFIANALLFGYLNHAVRMYEQRYATREDLDAAMRFGCGYPMGPLALLDLIGLDTANEILDTMYHQSRNRLHAPAPLLKQMITAGLLGRKTGRGFYTYDAPDSPNVVSSGVVSTVESVPPRPVARVGVIGTGTMATGIAEVFAKRGLDVVLRARSLEKAQASVARVKKSLDKAVVKGKLSEEDAAAALGRITPVTDFEALADVDLVIEAVAEELSVKQAVFAALDEVVRPGAVLATTTSSLPVIECAASTSRPSDVVGLHFFNPAPVMKLVEVVSTIATAPDVVATASAVCAAVGKHAVHCGDRAGFIVNALLFPYLNDAVKMLEAHYAGANDIDTAMKVGCGLPMGPFELLDVVGLDVSLAIQRTLYNEFREEGFAPAPLLEHLVTAGRLGRKTGKGFKDY
- the dhaM gene encoding dihydroxyacetone kinase phosphoryl donor subunit DhaM, producing MSVGIVLVSHSAKLAEGLAELAAQMAPDVTILPAGGLSDGSIGTDYDEVVAATQRADRGDGVVLLYDLGSAQMTAELAVESLADPSAAIVADGPLVEGAIAAAVAAQAGQDRKAVAEAAATAGMPEDLAPAEATADSAEIELELHNDVGLHARPAALLVRALSEFDAEVTIRLGDQEADGHSVLALMSLGARQGDRIRVRARGPQASAALEKATELVDGNFGE
- the dhaL gene encoding dihydroxyacetone kinase subunit DhaL produces the protein MTCKAEGVAAAVRAAAAVVAEHRVELIDLDRAIGDGDHGENLNRGFSAVVAALDSAVPDTPGGVLKLVATTLISKVGGAAGPLYGTAFLRASAKLGTAGDLDVPALLDALRAGLEGVQARGKAVGGDATMVDALLPAVAAAEKAAEDGGDVAAVLTAAADAADRGAESTVDLVPRKGRASYLGERAVGHLDPGARSSALLLRAFAEAAR